The following are from one region of the Alkalimarinus sediminis genome:
- a CDS encoding alanine-zipper protein, which produces MLKKLVALGAVTTMALATGCASLSKDDQATLNSAAQEAAQAQSAASSAKTAAGAAMTKATSAEGKADDAYRKAEEALMMAQEAMKKAEASAEKAERMLKKASSK; this is translated from the coding sequence ATGTTGAAAAAATTAGTCGCGTTAGGTGCTGTAACTACAATGGCTCTAGCAACCGGTTGCGCAAGCTTGTCAAAAGATGATCAGGCTACGCTTAACTCAGCCGCTCAAGAAGCTGCTCAAGCACAAAGTGCAGCAAGTTCTGCTAAAACAGCCGCAGGCGCAGCGATGACCAAAGCTACTAGTGCTGAAGGTAAAGCGGATGACGCATATCGTAAAGCTGAAGAAGCGTTAATGATGGCTCAAGAAGCGATGAAGAAAGCAGAAGCGTCAGCAGAAAAAGCAGAGCGTATGCTCAAGAAAGCAAGCAGTAAGTAA